The Triticum dicoccoides isolate Atlit2015 ecotype Zavitan chromosome 6A, WEW_v2.0, whole genome shotgun sequence genome has a window encoding:
- the LOC119317698 gene encoding uncharacterized protein LOC119317698 — MAAADPIWMMLDRFVFRRDPAESSIEDRSYSFSASHIAGSAPFTVAFRVLSPPEISRLYLKWPPLLDPMNGSSCDLVAAHDNLLLISLTSSPGTVNTYKSPVYPQEHFICRASTSPSQPSLMLHKIPMCTEPLVVRGNKDKVITTQRSFHPHTVGILCRGDEEFAVAQLSLSRPNLVAGMQADLCVLRSSVHNCDHKWEVEQQLPIQCKFSESSDLIYWKTDTVIPFKTALYWVDFCSGGMLFCDVFQERPAISYLQLPICNRNPGYEVRPFHDMHRSVCITKGGQELNFIDVVREDGKHVGPMSPDTGFTINCYALMTSSCGTLTWKKFVVKSSELDSLETSPSQALTFPLVSMDNPNMVHFLLSKKMADGIDNVSVVTVDMKAKEMVSSHPYIKGNEDLLGKDVDMVRRKSHLLQPFISSRLPKFFNRSSFKRKVQTRRQD, encoded by the exons ATGGCCGCCGCCGACCCCATCTGGATGATGCTCGACCGCTTCGTCTTCCGCAGGGATCCCGCCGAGTCCTCCATCGAAGACCGCAGCTATTCCTTCTCGGCCAGCCACATCGCCGGGTCCGCCCCCTTCACCGTTGCTTTCCGCGTCCTCAGCCCCCCGGAGATCTCCCGCCTCTACCTGAAGTGGCCGCCTCTGCTAGATCCAATGAatggctcttcgtgcgatctcgtgGCGGCGCACGACAACCTCCTCCTGATCAGCCTCACCTCCAGCCCCGGGACTGTGAACACGTACAAGTCCCCAGTTTATCCGCAGGAACACTTCATCTGCAGAGCCTCCACCTCGCCGTCTCAGCCGTCACTGATGCTCCACAAGATCCCGATGTGTACGGAACCGTTGGTCGTGCGTGGGAACAAGGACAAGGTGATAACTACACAGCGCTCATTTCATCCTCACACTGTCGGTATCTTGTGCCGTGGTGATGAAGAGTTCGCCGTGGCACAGCTGAGCTTAAGTAGACCCAATCTAGTAGCCGGTATGCAAGCTGACCTGTGCGTGCTTCGCTCCAGTGTACACAACTGTGATCACAAGTGGGAGGTTGAGCAGCAGCTACCGATCCAGTGCAAGTTCTCCGAATCATCTGACTTGATCTATTGGAAAACTGACACAGTCATCCCTTTCAAGACTGCTCTGTACTGGGTCGACTTCTGCAGCGGAGGTATGCTATTCTGTGATGTCTTCCAGGAAAGGCCTGCCATCTCTTACCTTCAATTGCCTATTTGTAACCGAAATCCTGGTTATGAAGTACGCCCATTTCATGATATGCACCGTTCTGTGTGCATCACCAAAGGCGGCCAGGAGCTCAACTTCATTGATGTCGTCCGTGAGGATGGTAAGCATGTTGGCCCAATGAGCCCTGATACTGGTTTCACTATCAACTGCTATGCTTTGATGACAAGCAGCTGTGGCACCTTGACTTGGAAAAAATTCGTCGTCAAATCTTCTGAATTGGACTCTCTCGAAACCTCTCCATCTCAAGCTCTGACGTTCCCTCTTGTGAGTATGGACAATCCAAACATGGTGCACTTTCTGCTATCTAAGAAAATGGCGGATGGAATCGACAACGTTTCTGTGGTTACTGTTGATATGAAAGCCAAGGAAATGGTGTCGAGTCATCCTTACATTAAGGGTAATGAAGACCTCCTGGGCAAAGACGTGGATATGGTCAGACGAAAGTCCCATCTTCTCCAGCCATTTATTTCCTCCAGGCTTCCAAAATTCTTCAATCGCTCCAG CTTCAAGCGGAAGGTGCAAACAAGACGCCAGGATTAA
- the LOC119317699 gene encoding uncharacterized protein LOC119317699, with amino-acid sequence MAAADPNWMMLDRFVFRRDDAESFLDEDAAPFTIEGDFSPDDMFSIAFRIAKPPVTSRMYLKWKCGPKAGPGCIPVAAHRGVLLLRFTPEPGKLGFVEHFFICRSRYDPLDSSPFALERIPFCTTIWHDEDGTEIAMRRLFGDDTVGVLSRDEDFAIAQLVVRRPLVKADKMESDLCVLRSKSNTDHTWEIEEGLPILYEADEICDLKAWSTHRVIPFNEYLCWVNYGIGGVLFCEVFEERPKISYLRLPIHNRRLRQRRVLDRKCSVCLTKGYFGAHELAFVDVDREDGYLVGPLSPKTGFTIAYHVLRKTGCSGMKWDLVFFLTSAELWDLNKSLPREALTFPHVSMDEPNVVHFLLSQPVSHKFVKVSVVSIDMIRRKVLSVVPYIEENDIHGKDSQMVLGASSYLQSFLPSELPKFIDPACKHVLDSPTAAAASRPTASSQVNIKTEEITDDCPAFNTRSRKKRVI; translated from the exons ATGGCCGCCGCCGACCCGAACTGGATGATGCTCGATCGTTTCGTCTTCCGCAGGGATGACGCCGAGTCCTTCCTGGACGAGGACGCCGCCCCCTTTACGATTGAAGGCGACTTCTCACCGGACGACATGTTCTCCATCGCCTTCCGCATCGCCAAGCCTCCGGTAACCTCCCGCATGTACCTCAAATGGAAGTGCGGCCCTAAGGCAGGCCCCGGGTGCATTCCCGTGGCAGCGCACCGTGGTGTTCTTCTACTCAGGTTCACCCCTGAGCCGGGGAAGCTCGGCTTTGTGGAGCACTTCTTCATCTGCAGAAGTCGGTATGACCCGCTTGACAGCTCGCCCTTTGCACTAGAGCGAATTCCTTTCTGCACCACGATATGGCATGACGAGGACGGGACAGAGATAGCTATGCGACGACTGTTTGGGGATGACACCGTTGGCGTATTGTCCCGTGATGAAGATTTTGCCATAGCGCAGCTCGTCGTACGCAGGCCCTTGGTGAAGGCTGATAAGATGGAATCGGATCTGTGTGTGCTCCGATCCAAGTCAAATACCGATCATACATGGGAGATTGAGGAGGGGCTTCCTATCCTCTACGAAGCGGATGAAATCTGTGACTTGAAAGCTTGGAGTACCCATAGAGTCATCCCCTTCAACGAATACTTATGCTGGGTTAACTATGGTATAGGAGGTGTCTTATTCTGCGAGGTATTTGAAGAAAGGCCCAAGATTTCATACCTGAGGTTGCCCATACATAACCGCCGCCTAAGGCAACGCCGTGTACTTGACAGAAAGTGCAGCGTGTGCTTGACGAAAGGCTACTTTGGCGCCCATGAGCTAGCGTTTGTTGATGTTGATCGCGAGGATGGTTACCTTGTCGGCCCACTGAGCCCTAAAACTGGTTTTACTATTGCTTACCATGTTCTAAGGAAAACAGGCTGTAGTGGCATGAAGTGGGATCTGGTCTTTTTCCTCACATCTGCTGAACTGTGGGATCTCAACAAATCTCTGCCACGCGAAGCTCTGACATTTCCTCATGTAAGTATGGATGAGCCTAATGTGGTACACTTTCTGTTGTCTCAGCCAGTGTCGCATAAGTTTGTGAAGGTTTCAGTGGTTTCCATCGACATGATTAGACGCAAAGTGCTCTCAGTAGTTCCATATATTGAAGAGAACGATATCCATGGAAAAGACTCCCAGATGGTCTTGGGAGCGTCCAGTTATCTCCAGTCCTTTCTTCCCTCCGAACTTCCGAAGTTCATTGATCCCGCCTG CAAGCATGTCTTGGATTCTCCTACGGCTGCGGCTGCTTCTCGTCCTACTGCTTCATCACAAGTGAACATCAAAACTGAAGAAATAACAGATGATTGTCCTGCATTTAATACTAGGAGTAGGAAAAAAAGAGTTATCTGA